One window of Perca flavescens isolate YP-PL-M2 chromosome 6, PFLA_1.0, whole genome shotgun sequence genomic DNA carries:
- the cd4-1 gene encoding CD4-1 molecule, with protein MKNLIQSVLLLAVLMSTTGAQELIYYAQVGDKLTLKPPGSFSQKYVYWYFGELEVAGRNSMGATWTSKESRWKDRLSLSSDDSLIIKNLQQEDFWTKFKFQVLISSSDRSVYTYKLLKLTVSVNPPSLLLPGDSLSLSCNAETQGLKPEIHWLNPQGVKKEIEPHVIVTSQDNGNWTCVVTNAKQEKPAKVSVTVMDLSPAPLSPLYTSKSSKALIVPCSILPHISWEQIKAKEIQEVHWQFIPELGSSPQTLFSLSLEDKLTWQPEQNRGLRPVKDPKERDLSLIRNQGSEDRGDYVCTLKFKNGVSLNRTVHVKVLQITSSPGTELISGQQLNLTCSLGHLLPSDLRLKWVPPEQASLSSLSLGSDGHPTHLTIPEVGTGDGGKWRCELWQNVTRLTSAEITLKIEPKLSVWMLVVICSVTVIVILLLILIFILYQQRQRKMRHLGRRLCQCKTPKPKGFYRT; from the exons ATGAAGAACTTAATTCAATCCGTCCTTCTCCTCGCTGTGCTAATGTCAACAACAG GGGCACAAGAGTTGATATATTATGCTCAGGTGGGAGACAAGCTTACCCTTAAGCCTCCAGGGTCTTTTTCACAAAAGTATGTGTACTGGTACTTTGGTGAACTTGAAGTTGCCGGGCGCAATTCCATGGGAGCAACATGGACTTCTAAAG AATCACGCTGGAAAGACAGGTTGTCATTGTCCTCTGACGACTCACTTATTATCAAAAACCTCCAACAAGAAGACTTCTGGACAAAATTTAAATTTCAAGTATTAATTTCAAGTAGTGACCGTtctgtatatacatataaactACTCAAACTCACTG TGAGTGTGAACCCACCCTCTCTTCTGCTGCCTGGGGATTCCCTGTCTCTGTCCTGCAATGCAGAAACTCAGGGTCTCAAGCCAGAGATACACTGGCTGAATCCACAAggagttaaaaaagaaattgaaccCCATGTGATAGTCACCAGCCAAGACAATGGCAATTGGACTTGTGTTGTGACAAATGCTAAACAAGAGAAACCAGCCAAAGTTTCCGTTACGGTTATGG ACCTCTCCCCAGCTCCTTTAAGTCCTCTGTATACGTCTAAATCGTCTAAGGCCCTCATCGTCCCCTGTTCAATTCTTCCTCACATCTCCTGGGAGCAAATCAAAGCTAAGGAGATCCAGGAGGTGCACTGGCAATTCATCCCTGAACTAGGCTCGAGTCCACAGACGctgttctccctctctctggaaGATAAACTCACCTGGCAGCCAGAACAAAACAGAGGACTGCGTCCTGTAAAAGACCCTAAAGAAAGGGATCTGTCTTTGATTAGAAATCAAGGAAGTGAAGATAGAGGAGATTATGTATGCACCCTGAAATTTAAAAATGGTGTGTCTCTGAACAGGACTGTACACGTGAAGGTGCTGCAAA tcacctCCTCCCCAGGAACAGAGTTAATTTCTGGCCAGCAGCTCAACCTGACTTGCAGTCTCGGCCATCTGCTGCCTTCTGACCTGCGACTCAAATGGGTCCCACCTGAACAAGCATCCCTCTCGTCTTTGTCTCTGGGATCTGACGGTCACCCCACCCATCTCACCATCCCGGAAGTGGGGACAGGAGATGGTGGAAAGTGGAGGTGTGAGCTGTGGCAGAACGTCACACGGCTGACGTCGGCTGAGATAACTCTGAAGATTG AACCCAAACTGAGTGTGTGGATGCTGGTGGTCATATGCAGTGTCACAGTCATCGtaatcctcctcctcatcctcattTTCATCCTCTACCAACAAAGACAA CGGAAGATGAGACACCTCGGGCGCCGACTCTGCCAATGCAAAAC CCCCAAGCCCAAAGGATTCTACAGAACATAA